A part of Pararhizobium sp. A13 genomic DNA contains:
- a CDS encoding carbohydrate ABC transporter permease: MARAVSTRRTVAFTIAAWIVALIIFFPILYTIITSFKSETEAIQGFSLIPSGTVESYVEVQTQKDYFKPFMNSVILSVGSTLLALLISVPAAWSMAFSPTKKTKDVLMWMLSTKMMPAVAVLVPIYLIFRDFGLLDSRIGLTFMLTMINLPIVIWMLYTYFREIPGEILEAARMDGASLWGEIIYVLTPMAVPGIASTMLLNIILAWNEAFWTIRLTTTNAAPLTAFIASFSSPQGLFWAKLSAASTLAIAPILIMGWFSQKQLVRGLTFGAVK, from the coding sequence ATGGCCCGCGCAGTCTCGACCAGAAGAACCGTCGCTTTCACCATCGCCGCATGGATCGTCGCGCTGATCATCTTCTTCCCGATCCTCTACACGATCATCACCAGCTTCAAATCGGAAACCGAAGCGATCCAGGGTTTTAGCCTGATCCCGTCGGGCACCGTCGAAAGCTATGTCGAGGTGCAGACCCAGAAGGACTACTTCAAGCCGTTCATGAACTCGGTCATCCTGTCGGTCGGCTCGACCTTGCTCGCGCTGTTGATCTCGGTGCCGGCGGCCTGGTCGATGGCGTTCTCGCCGACCAAGAAGACCAAGGACGTGCTGATGTGGATGCTCTCCACCAAGATGATGCCGGCCGTCGCCGTGCTCGTGCCGATCTACCTGATCTTCCGCGACTTCGGCCTGCTCGACAGCCGCATCGGCCTGACCTTCATGCTGACCATGATCAACCTGCCGATCGTGATCTGGATGCTCTATACCTACTTCCGCGAAATTCCGGGCGAGATCCTGGAGGCGGCGCGCATGGACGGCGCTTCGCTCTGGGGCGAGATCATCTACGTGCTGACGCCGATGGCGGTGCCCGGCATCGCCTCGACGATGCTGCTCAACATCATCCTTGCCTGGAACGAGGCCTTCTGGACGATCCGTCTGACCACCACCAACGCCGCACCGCTCACCGCCTTCATCGCCTCCTTCTCCTCACCGCAGGGGCTGTTCTGGGCGAAGCTGTCGGCCGCCTCGACGCTGGCGATTGCGCCGATCCTGATCATGGGCTGGTTCAGCCAGAAACAACTTGTCCGCGGCCTGACCTTCGGCGCCGTGAAATAA
- a CDS encoding NAD(P)-dependent oxidoreductase gives MGTTETGIVSGRLSPAEYDKNFSDLHPPLDEHEALVASDRCYFCYDAPCMTACPTSIDIPLFIRQISTGNPIGSANTIFDQNILGGMCARVCPTETLCEQACVRNTAEHRPVEIGRLQRYATDIAMRDNVQFYERAEPTGKSIAVIGAGPAGLACAHRLAVKGHDVVIYDAREKAGGLNEYGIATYKTVDSFAQKEVDYVLSIGGIDMRNSQMLGRDFSLSDLLSKHDAVFLGLGLAGVNALRAEGETAEGVEDAVDFIAALRQSETKSDIPVGRRVVVLGGGMTAIDAAVQAKLLGAEEVTICYRRGKEHMNASEFEQDLAASKGVAIRHWLQPKRILSRDGKVAGIELDYTTLENGRLTITGETGVITADHLLKAIGQTFEADGLGTIALQSGRIVVDAEGRTSLERVWAGGDCILGGEDLTVSAVAQGRDAAESINRALAAATQPAVAVA, from the coding sequence ATGGGAACGACTGAAACTGGAATAGTGAGCGGACGCCTGTCGCCCGCCGAATACGATAAGAATTTTTCCGATCTGCATCCGCCGCTCGACGAGCATGAAGCGCTGGTCGCCTCCGATCGCTGCTACTTCTGCTACGACGCGCCCTGCATGACGGCCTGTCCCACCTCCATCGATATCCCGCTGTTCATCCGGCAGATATCGACCGGAAACCCGATCGGGTCGGCCAACACCATCTTCGACCAGAACATCCTTGGCGGCATGTGCGCCCGCGTCTGTCCCACCGAGACGCTCTGCGAGCAGGCCTGCGTTCGCAACACGGCTGAGCACCGGCCGGTCGAGATCGGCAGGCTGCAGCGTTACGCCACCGATATCGCCATGCGCGACAATGTCCAGTTCTACGAGCGCGCCGAGCCAACCGGCAAGAGCATTGCCGTCATCGGCGCCGGTCCGGCCGGCCTCGCCTGTGCCCATCGCCTCGCCGTCAAGGGCCACGACGTCGTCATCTACGACGCCCGCGAAAAGGCCGGCGGCCTCAACGAATACGGCATCGCCACCTATAAGACCGTCGACAGCTTTGCCCAGAAGGAAGTCGACTATGTCCTGTCCATCGGCGGCATCGACATGCGCAACAGCCAGATGCTGGGCCGTGACTTCTCGCTGAGCGACCTGCTGTCCAAGCATGATGCCGTCTTCCTCGGCCTCGGCCTTGCCGGCGTCAACGCGCTGCGTGCCGAGGGCGAAACGGCGGAGGGCGTCGAAGATGCGGTCGATTTCATTGCGGCTCTCCGGCAATCGGAAACCAAGTCGGATATCCCGGTCGGCCGCAGGGTCGTGGTTCTGGGCGGCGGCATGACCGCAATCGATGCGGCTGTGCAGGCAAAGCTGCTGGGCGCCGAGGAAGTGACCATCTGCTACCGCCGCGGCAAGGAGCATATGAACGCCTCCGAGTTCGAGCAGGATCTCGCCGCCTCCAAGGGGGTGGCGATCCGCCACTGGCTGCAGCCGAAGCGCATCCTCAGCCGCGACGGCAAGGTGGCCGGCATCGAACTCGACTACACGACGCTCGAGAACGGACGCCTCACCATCACCGGCGAAACCGGCGTGATCACCGCCGATCACCTGCTGAAGGCAATCGGCCAGACCTTCGAGGCCGACGGTCTCGGCACCATCGCCCTGCAATCCGGCCGCATCGTCGTCGATGCCGAGGGCCGCACGTCGCTGGAACGCGTCTGGGCCGGCGGCGACTGCATTCTGGGCGGAGAAGACCTGACGGTTTCCGCCGTCGCACAAGGTCGCGATGCGGCCGAATCGATCAACCGGGCTCTCGCCGCTGCCACGCAGCCGGCCGTCGCCGTCGCTTGA
- a CDS encoding mannitol dehydrogenase family protein codes for MTTKLSLANLDAIKATAAIPAYDRSKLKAGIVHFGVGNFHRAHQAIYLDDLFNTGKDLDWAIVGAGVLPSDEAMRAKLEEQDFLTTVVEQDNTRSAARVTAPMIDYLRPGNATATIAKLTDPAIRIVSLTITEGGYFIDPASGTFNPAHPAIVADSQNPSDPKTVFGLIIAGLKARKDKGIAPFTVMSCDNIPGNGEVTHAAVSGLARLSDPALANWIEANVAFPNAMVDRITPATGPREVGIVADDYGIDDNWPVFCEEFKQWVLEDHFPAGRPALETVGVQFVPDVAPYEHMKIRILNGGHAAIAYPAALLDIHFVHEAMEDATVRAFLAKLERDEIIPVIPPVPNTDLHAYFSQVEKRLFNPKIGDTIPRLAQDGSNRQPKFILPTTADRLRRGEDVIGLSLVSALWCRYFAGTTDSGRAITFNDASADRLHAAAVKAKDDPQAFLALSDIFGEVAQSSLFQTRFAHALRTLWEKGTRATLQLYLNGKLGE; via the coding sequence ATGACGACCAAACTTTCGCTCGCCAATCTCGATGCCATCAAGGCGACGGCCGCCATCCCGGCCTATGATCGTTCAAAGCTGAAGGCGGGCATCGTCCATTTCGGTGTCGGCAATTTTCATCGCGCCCATCAGGCGATCTATCTCGATGATCTGTTCAACACCGGCAAGGACCTCGATTGGGCGATCGTCGGCGCAGGCGTTTTGCCCTCCGACGAGGCAATGCGGGCGAAGCTCGAAGAACAGGATTTCCTGACGACGGTCGTCGAGCAGGACAACACCAGGAGTGCCGCCCGTGTCACGGCGCCGATGATCGACTATCTGCGGCCCGGCAATGCGACAGCTACGATCGCGAAGCTCACCGATCCCGCGATCCGCATCGTCTCACTGACGATCACCGAAGGTGGTTATTTCATCGACCCCGCATCCGGCACGTTCAATCCGGCCCATCCGGCCATCGTTGCCGACAGCCAGAATCCCTCCGATCCGAAAACGGTGTTTGGCTTGATCATCGCCGGCCTGAAAGCGCGCAAGGACAAAGGCATCGCGCCGTTTACGGTCATGTCCTGCGACAATATTCCGGGCAATGGCGAAGTCACCCATGCGGCTGTTTCGGGTCTTGCCCGCCTGTCCGATCCGGCGCTTGCCAACTGGATCGAAGCCAATGTCGCCTTCCCGAATGCAATGGTCGACCGCATTACGCCGGCGACCGGACCACGGGAGGTCGGCATCGTCGCTGACGATTACGGCATTGACGACAACTGGCCGGTGTTCTGCGAAGAATTCAAGCAGTGGGTCCTGGAGGATCATTTTCCCGCGGGCCGCCCGGCGCTCGAAACCGTCGGCGTCCAGTTCGTTCCGGATGTCGCACCTTACGAGCATATGAAGATCCGCATCCTCAATGGCGGCCATGCGGCGATCGCCTATCCGGCGGCGCTTCTCGACATTCATTTCGTCCATGAAGCAATGGAGGACGCGACGGTCCGCGCCTTCCTGGCGAAGCTGGAGCGCGACGAGATCATCCCGGTCATCCCTCCGGTGCCGAATACCGATCTGCATGCCTATTTCAGCCAAGTCGAGAAACGCCTCTTCAATCCGAAGATTGGCGACACCATCCCGCGTCTGGCTCAGGACGGCTCCAACCGCCAGCCGAAATTCATCCTGCCGACGACGGCCGACCGGCTGCGGCGCGGCGAGGATGTGATCGGGCTGTCGCTCGTGTCGGCGCTCTGGTGCCGCTACTTCGCCGGAACCACCGATAGCGGCAGGGCGATCACCTTCAACGACGCCAGCGCCGACCGGCTGCATGCCGCGGCGGTGAAAGCCAAGGACGATCCACAAGCCTTCCTTGCGCTTTCGGATATCTTCGGTGAAGTTGCGCAATCATCACTGTTCCAGACGCGGTTTGCACATGCGTTGCGGACGCTTTGGGAAAAGGGCACGCGGGCAACGCTTCAGCTCTATCTCAATGGAAAACTTGGAGAATGA
- a CDS encoding sugar ABC transporter permease yields MATQNTRALARLMVAPSVGLLLIWMIVPLAMTLWFSFQNYNLLNPGNVSFAGLFNYQYFYTDPAFFQSIWNTLVIVVGVLFITVIGGVAIALLLDQPMLGQGIVRIMIISPFFVMPPVAALVWKNMIMHPGYGVLADMSRALGLQPVDWFAQYPLLSIIIIVAWQWLPFATLILLTALQSLDGEQKEAAEMDGANFVNRFIYLTLPHLARAITVVILIQTIFLLGVYAEILVTTNGGPGYASTNLPFLIYRTALLGYDVGGASAGGIIAVILANIVAFFLMRAVGKNLDR; encoded by the coding sequence ATGGCGACACAGAATACGCGGGCGCTTGCGCGCCTCATGGTGGCCCCGTCGGTCGGGCTGCTTCTGATCTGGATGATCGTGCCGCTGGCGATGACGCTGTGGTTCTCGTTCCAGAACTACAATCTGCTCAATCCGGGCAATGTCAGCTTCGCCGGCCTGTTCAACTACCAGTATTTCTACACGGATCCGGCCTTTTTCCAGTCGATCTGGAACACGCTGGTCATCGTCGTCGGCGTGCTGTTCATCACCGTCATCGGCGGGGTGGCGATCGCGCTCCTGCTGGACCAGCCGATGCTGGGCCAGGGGATCGTGCGGATCATGATCATCTCGCCGTTCTTCGTCATGCCGCCGGTGGCAGCCCTGGTCTGGAAGAACATGATCATGCATCCGGGCTATGGCGTGCTGGCCGATATGAGCCGGGCGCTCGGCCTGCAGCCGGTCGACTGGTTCGCGCAGTATCCGCTGTTGTCGATCATCATCATCGTTGCCTGGCAGTGGCTGCCGTTTGCAACGCTTATTCTTCTGACGGCGCTGCAGTCGCTCGACGGCGAGCAGAAGGAAGCCGCCGAGATGGACGGCGCCAATTTCGTCAACCGGTTCATCTACCTGACGCTGCCGCATCTGGCCCGCGCGATCACCGTCGTCATCCTGATCCAGACGATCTTCCTGCTCGGCGTCTATGCGGAAATCCTCGTCACCACCAATGGCGGACCGGGCTACGCCTCCACCAACCTGCCGTTCCTGATCTACCGCACCGCGCTGCTCGGCTACGACGTCGGCGGTGCCTCGGCCGGCGGCATCATTGCAGTCATCCTCGCCAATATCGTCGCCTTCTTCCTGATGCGCGCCGTTGGCAAGAACCTCGACAGATAA
- a CDS encoding ABC transporter ATP-binding protein yields the protein MGNITLKKVNKSFGATQVIPGIDLTIKDGEFVVFVGPSGCGKSTLLRLIAGLEDTTSGIIEIDGRDVTGAAPAKRGLAMVFQSYALYPHMSVRNNIAFPLKMAKLDHGAIDKKVTEAARVLNLTNYLDRRPGQLSGGQRQRVAIGRAIVREPSAFLFDEPLSNLDAALRGTMRLEISELHHQLQTTMIYVTHDQVEAMTMADKIVVLNAGNIEQVGSPLDLYHRPDNLFVAGFIGSPRMNFATGEFSKPYNAHTIGVRPEHLQLSTQSGTWRGVVGVAEHLGSDTFLHIHVEGIGLVTARVGGDFAVNHGDQVFLTPDEGRVHRFNDKGLAIR from the coding sequence ATGGGCAATATCACACTGAAAAAGGTCAACAAATCCTTCGGCGCGACGCAGGTCATTCCGGGCATTGACCTCACGATCAAGGACGGCGAGTTCGTCGTCTTCGTCGGCCCCTCGGGCTGCGGAAAGTCGACGCTGCTGCGCCTGATCGCCGGTCTGGAGGACACCACCTCGGGCATCATCGAGATCGACGGCCGCGATGTCACCGGGGCGGCACCCGCCAAGCGCGGTCTTGCCATGGTGTTCCAGTCCTATGCGCTCTATCCGCATATGTCGGTGCGCAACAACATCGCCTTTCCGCTGAAGATGGCCAAGCTCGATCACGGCGCGATCGACAAGAAGGTGACGGAGGCGGCGCGCGTCCTCAACCTGACGAATTATCTCGACCGCCGTCCGGGCCAGCTATCGGGCGGCCAGCGCCAGCGTGTCGCCATCGGCCGCGCCATCGTGCGCGAACCTTCGGCCTTCCTGTTCGACGAACCGCTGTCCAATCTTGACGCTGCGCTGCGCGGCACGATGCGGCTGGAGATCAGCGAATTGCACCATCAGTTGCAGACGACGATGATCTACGTCACCCACGACCAGGTCGAAGCCATGACGATGGCCGACAAGATCGTCGTGCTCAATGCCGGCAACATCGAGCAGGTCGGGTCGCCGCTCGATCTCTATCACCGGCCGGACAATCTCTTCGTCGCCGGCTTCATCGGCTCGCCGCGGATGAACTTCGCGACCGGCGAATTCTCCAAACCGTACAACGCCCATACCATCGGCGTCCGCCCCGAACACCTGCAACTGTCGACGCAATCCGGGACATGGCGCGGTGTGGTCGGCGTCGCCGAACATCTCGGCTCGGACACCTTCCTGCATATTCATGTCGAGGGCATCGGTCTGGTGACGGCCCGCGTCGGCGGCGATTTCGCGGTCAACCATGGCGACCAGGTCTTCCTGACGCCCGACGAGGGCCGCGTTCACCGCTTCAATGACAAGGGACTGGCAATTCGATGA
- a CDS encoding L-iditol 2-dehydrogenase produces the protein MTRLQGKSALITGSARGIGRAFAEAYIREGASVAIADINLERAKTTADELGSSAYAVEMDVTSQASIDAAIAAVVAKAGGLDILVNNAALFDLSPIVEITRDSYDRLFSINVSGTLFTMQAAARQMIAQGRGGKIINMASQAGRRGEALVAVYCATKAAVISLTQSAGLNLIKHGINVNAIAPGVVDGEHWDGVDAMFAKYENRPLGEKKRLVAAEVPFGRMGTAEDLTGMAIFLASAESNYVVSQTYNVDGGNWMS, from the coding sequence ATGACACGTTTACAGGGAAAAAGCGCGCTGATCACCGGGTCGGCGCGCGGTATCGGCCGCGCTTTCGCCGAGGCTTACATCCGCGAAGGGGCGTCCGTCGCGATCGCCGATATCAATCTCGAGCGAGCGAAGACGACCGCGGACGAGCTCGGGTCGTCGGCCTATGCTGTGGAAATGGATGTGACCAGCCAGGCCTCGATCGATGCGGCGATCGCGGCGGTCGTCGCGAAGGCCGGCGGCCTCGATATCCTTGTCAACAATGCAGCCTTGTTCGACCTCTCCCCGATCGTCGAGATCACCCGCGACAGCTACGACAGGCTGTTTTCGATCAATGTCTCCGGCACGCTCTTCACCATGCAGGCGGCGGCGCGGCAGATGATCGCGCAGGGACGCGGCGGCAAGATCATCAACATGGCAAGCCAGGCGGGCCGTCGCGGCGAGGCGCTTGTCGCCGTCTATTGCGCCACCAAGGCGGCGGTGATCAGCCTCACCCAGTCGGCGGGCCTGAACCTCATCAAACACGGCATCAACGTCAACGCGATCGCGCCCGGCGTCGTCGATGGCGAGCATTGGGATGGCGTCGATGCGATGTTCGCCAAATACGAGAACCGGCCGCTCGGCGAAAAGAAGAGGCTGGTCGCTGCCGAAGTGCCATTCGGACGCATGGGCACCGCCGAAGACCTGACGGGCATGGCGATCTTCCTCGCCTCGGCTGAAAGCAACTATGTCGTCTCGCAGACCTACAATGTCGATGGCGGCAACTGGATGAGCTGA
- a CDS encoding sugar ABC transporter substrate-binding protein, with the protein MNLKTFLLGTCSAVVIAGLAQAETLTIATVNNGDMVRMQGLTDDFTKANPDIQLEWVTLEENVLRERVTTDIATKGGQYDVLTIGTYEVPIWAKQGWLLPLDNLGADYDVDDLLPAIRSGLTADGKLYAAPFYGESSFIMYRKDLMEKAGLTMPDAPTWEFIGEAARKMTDRAADISGICLRGKAGWGENMAFLTATSNAFGARWFDENWKPQFDQPEWKNTLDMYVKLMNDAGPQGASSNGFNENLALFQQGKCGMWIDATVAASFVTNPKDSTVADKVGFALAPDTGLGKRGNWLWAWSLGVPAGTQKAEAAQKFVSWATSKHYLDIVAEKEGWANVPPGTRSSLYANPEYQKAAPFAKMTLDSINAADPTKPTVKPVPYVGVQFVAIPEFQGLGTTVGQLFSAALAGQMTVDDALAQAQQVTTREMTRGGYIK; encoded by the coding sequence ATGAACTTGAAAACTTTTTTGCTGGGCACGTGCTCGGCAGTCGTCATTGCGGGTTTGGCCCAAGCCGAAACCCTCACCATTGCCACGGTGAACAATGGCGACATGGTCCGTATGCAGGGACTGACGGACGACTTCACCAAGGCAAATCCTGACATTCAGCTCGAATGGGTCACCCTCGAAGAGAACGTGCTGCGCGAACGCGTTACCACGGATATCGCAACCAAGGGCGGCCAGTACGACGTGCTGACGATCGGCACCTACGAAGTTCCGATCTGGGCCAAGCAGGGTTGGCTCCTGCCGCTCGACAATCTCGGCGCCGACTACGACGTCGACGACCTGCTTCCGGCCATTCGCTCCGGCCTCACCGCGGACGGCAAGCTCTATGCGGCTCCGTTCTACGGGGAAAGCTCGTTCATCATGTATCGCAAGGACCTGATGGAGAAGGCAGGGCTCACCATGCCTGACGCCCCGACCTGGGAGTTCATCGGTGAAGCGGCCCGCAAGATGACCGACCGTGCGGCCGACATCAGCGGCATCTGCCTTCGCGGCAAGGCCGGCTGGGGCGAGAACATGGCGTTCCTGACCGCAACGTCCAACGCTTTCGGCGCACGCTGGTTCGACGAGAACTGGAAGCCCCAGTTCGATCAGCCGGAATGGAAGAACACGCTCGACATGTACGTCAAGCTGATGAACGACGCCGGCCCGCAGGGCGCTTCGTCCAACGGCTTCAACGAAAATCTGGCGCTCTTCCAGCAGGGCAAGTGCGGCATGTGGATCGATGCCACGGTGGCTGCATCGTTCGTGACCAACCCGAAGGATAGCACGGTTGCCGACAAGGTCGGTTTCGCTCTTGCTCCAGACACTGGTCTTGGCAAGCGCGGCAACTGGCTGTGGGCATGGTCGCTCGGCGTTCCTGCCGGCACGCAGAAGGCGGAAGCCGCCCAGAAGTTTGTTTCCTGGGCTACCAGCAAGCATTATCTCGACATCGTCGCTGAGAAGGAAGGTTGGGCAAACGTTCCTCCGGGCACGCGCTCCTCGCTCTACGCCAATCCCGAGTATCAGAAGGCGGCTCCGTTTGCCAAAATGACGCTGGATTCGATCAATGCGGCTGACCCGACCAAGCCGACCGTGAAACCGGTCCCTTACGTCGGTGTCCAGTTCGTCGCCATCCCGGAATTCCAGGGCCTCGGCACGACGGTCGGGCAGCTTTTCTCGGCGGCGCTGGCTGGCCAGATGACCGTGGATGACGCGCTTGCACAGGCACAGCAGGTAACCACCCGCGAAATGACCCGCGGCGGCTACATCAAGTAG
- a CDS encoding sugar-binding transcriptional regulator, translating to MARRPEANNRLDDAARAGWLYYVAGRTQDEVASAMGISRQSAQRLVSLAMAERLIKVRLDHPIAACLELGQRLKEKYDLRQVDIVPSDPGSSSTTVGIAEAGAAEIERWLKSTDPIILAIGTGRTLKAAIDQLPAMECPQHRIVSLTGNIGPDGSAAYYNVIFSMADAIKARHFPMPLPVLVSSPEERVVLHNQALVKSALQLGAEANVAFVGVGELGERAPLCEDGFLAHDEMMRLMDEGAAGEICGWMFDRNGQMMSGSINKRVASVPLPSRDSASVIGIAKGQRKHLALSAALKGRVINGLITDEATAEFLLTQ from the coding sequence ATGGCGCGCAGACCGGAAGCAAACAACAGGCTCGACGATGCCGCGCGCGCCGGCTGGCTTTATTATGTCGCCGGGCGCACGCAGGATGAAGTCGCGTCCGCCATGGGGATCTCGCGGCAGTCGGCGCAGCGGCTGGTTTCGCTTGCCATGGCCGAACGTCTGATCAAGGTTCGCCTCGATCATCCGATCGCCGCCTGCCTCGAACTCGGGCAGCGGCTCAAGGAAAAATATGATCTGCGGCAAGTGGACATCGTGCCGAGTGATCCCGGATCGTCCTCGACGACCGTCGGCATTGCCGAGGCGGGTGCCGCCGAAATCGAGCGCTGGCTGAAATCGACCGATCCGATCATCCTTGCCATCGGCACGGGGCGCACGCTGAAGGCGGCGATCGATCAATTGCCGGCGATGGAATGTCCCCAGCACCGCATCGTCTCCTTGACCGGCAATATCGGTCCCGACGGTTCTGCTGCCTATTACAACGTCATCTTCAGCATGGCCGATGCCATCAAGGCGCGGCATTTTCCGATGCCGCTGCCGGTTCTCGTCTCTTCGCCGGAGGAGCGGGTGGTGCTTCACAATCAGGCACTCGTCAAATCGGCGTTGCAGCTTGGCGCGGAAGCCAATGTCGCGTTCGTCGGCGTCGGTGAACTTGGCGAGCGGGCGCCGCTGTGCGAAGACGGTTTTCTTGCCCATGATGAAATGATGCGGCTGATGGACGAGGGAGCGGCCGGAGAAATCTGCGGCTGGATGTTCGACCGCAATGGCCAGATGATGTCCGGCAGCATCAACAAGCGCGTCGCCAGCGTGCCCTTGCCGTCGCGTGATTCGGCGAGCGTCATCGGTATCGCCAAAGGCCAGCGGAAACACCTGGCACTGAGCGCCGCCCTCAAGGGGCGGGTGATCAACGGTCTCATTACGGATGAGGCAACTGCCGAGTTCTTGCTCACTCAGTGA
- a CDS encoding HAD family hydrolase, which produces MSMHHPPKLVIFDCDGVLVDSEPLSIDVLVRVLRKAGVDMDAEEATERFLGKSLKTTTDILHEEYGLAVDDHFLERMRLDLYQRFRQELQPVAGIATALDQLDIPRCVASSSQMERIRLSLTITGLIDKLDPYLFSSTMVERGKPAPDLFLHAAAEMATPPENCIVVEDSPAGIEAAQAAGMRVFAFAGASHARSERHLTTLRRLSPDVLFDDMRELIHFVRKEQTDGSAV; this is translated from the coding sequence ATGAGCATGCACCATCCGCCTAAACTTGTGATCTTCGATTGCGACGGCGTTCTGGTGGACAGTGAACCTCTGTCGATCGATGTGCTCGTGCGGGTCCTTCGCAAGGCCGGCGTCGATATGGATGCCGAGGAGGCAACCGAGCGTTTTCTCGGCAAAAGCCTGAAGACGACGACGGACATCCTGCACGAGGAGTACGGACTTGCGGTGGACGACCATTTTCTTGAGCGAATGCGTCTCGATCTCTACCAGCGCTTCCGGCAGGAGTTGCAGCCCGTGGCTGGCATTGCGACCGCGCTCGATCAACTCGACATCCCGCGCTGTGTCGCCTCTTCCAGCCAGATGGAACGCATCCGGCTGTCGCTGACAATCACCGGGCTGATCGACAAGCTCGATCCTTACCTGTTCAGCTCGACGATGGTGGAGCGCGGCAAGCCCGCGCCCGATCTCTTCCTGCATGCTGCTGCGGAAATGGCCACGCCGCCGGAAAACTGTATCGTCGTGGAGGACAGCCCGGCCGGTATCGAGGCTGCCCAGGCTGCCGGAATGCGGGTTTTTGCCTTTGCCGGCGCCTCGCATGCGAGGTCCGAGCGGCATCTCACTACGCTCAGGCGGCTTTCTCCTGACGTCCTGTTTGACGACATGCGGGAATTGATCCATTTTGTCCGTAAAGAACAAACGGACGGGAGCGCAGTTTAA